CAGAGCGCTCTTCTTCGCCTCTTCGAGCGAGAGCTTGCCGGTGCCGCTCTGGTTCAGCTTCCTGAAGCCCTCGGCCGTGCCGCCATCGGCGACATATTCCTCCACCGTGATGAAGCCGTCGCCGTTCTTGTCATACATCGCGAAAAGCTGCTCGACCATGAAGTCCTGGTATTCCTCACGGGACACCCGGCCATCGCCGCTCTTGTCCGCCTTCTTGAAGAGCACCTCCACGCTGACCACTTTCGGCTGCGGACTCGCGCAGCCGCCCAGCAAAAGAACTCCGATCAGGCCAGCCGAAGCAAAAGCAAATTTCATAGTGATCGCAGTTGAGCGAAAATCCCCCGTCGCGGTCAAACTCCGACTTTGGACAACGCCGTCTCGTTGGAAATCAGCCGCCCACTTTTTAGCTGAAAAGATTGTCTGGCGTGACACACTCCCGGGCATGTCGCTGTCGC
This DNA window, taken from Chthoniobacterales bacterium, encodes the following:
- a CDS encoding EF-hand domain-containing protein — protein: MKFAFASAGLIGVLLLGGCASPQPKVVSVEVLFKKADKSGDGRVSREEYQDFMVEQLFAMYDKNGDGFITVEEYVADGGTAEGFRKLNQSGTGKLSLEEAKKSALIKDRMAAPFDEADANHNGYVTWEEFQVARAKRQAYTR